From Paenibacillus polymyxa, the proteins below share one genomic window:
- a CDS encoding stalk domain-containing protein, translating into MFLSNRKQSKVKVDGKGIAKRWAVLTLAGVLWVGPVAGTGVLVPLNNWISAPIASAASGSTVKLGEEIITSGATLLKYRFKGSKGTALADIVRVDLQNPYVKLDVMTGKNGQFTTRQSTGGMAKETGAVAGVNGDYFNTSSEGAPIGGQVSKGVLMSTPSDLTGMYAFAVTKDGSPMVEQFTFEGTVKAGDGSSFSLAGMNKASYSPETSGSSYSHSNAMYIYTSAWKAIERPKNSSTTPTEILVQNGVVTQVSENATLNMTVPQDGYILRTHGKAADYAKAHLTVGQTVETNYHLRVKSTGSEVDPSNLQMMIGGHTILVNDGQKTSFSRSTTSIGGTRARTALGYSRDKRYAYVIAVEKNGNSVGVSLSELQTLMKDIGVWKGMNLDGGGSTTMVTRDLGDTTAGLTFNTEYGTEQRSIVNGVGVYTTAPKGTLKGFTIKGNKTLLIGQSGSYSFKGYDNYYNPFDTSKVQVTWKSSNPAVVSVSGGVVKGAKPGTATLTASSGSASATTKVTVLGADEISSLTAGSGTGSLTAGAKIAVPITAKTKDGQSVSITSDALKWEFVGFKGNVKDNQLTVNTVDAGVKTGYAIGRYDGFSAVVFLSAGGASTNNWENFENVSYPVDFTSNVEGVTGTAAVVQGDGDHANSKVLELSYDMTNGSGKMYAYAQLNGTSGKTLEQAATSISIDVKGDKSLNWLRAELEDAQGKTAYIDLAKVIDWNGWKTINADMSSLNISYPAKLKRLYVVNVAEGQDERAKTGKVAFDNISFNTPGTVGTEGLKKGTAQMTIGQKSMTVNGTPTTIDAAPMTRNGSTYVPIKYVLDAFGGQAKWNAGDQRITIMRGGVLMDLTVGKKEVILNGKRQSTEVAPIVLGGRTLVPLRLVSEQLGMTVKWEQETKTITLQS; encoded by the coding sequence ATGTTTTTAAGTAATAGAAAACAGAGCAAAGTGAAAGTAGATGGCAAAGGAATTGCTAAAAGATGGGCTGTTTTAACGCTAGCAGGAGTATTATGGGTCGGTCCGGTTGCCGGAACTGGGGTTCTAGTCCCGTTAAATAATTGGATATCTGCGCCAATCGCGAGTGCTGCCTCCGGTTCAACGGTAAAATTGGGTGAGGAGATCATTACTTCGGGCGCAACATTATTGAAATATCGTTTTAAAGGGTCCAAGGGAACAGCGCTGGCTGATATCGTTCGAGTAGACCTGCAAAATCCGTACGTAAAGCTGGATGTCATGACTGGGAAGAACGGACAGTTTACGACCCGTCAGAGTACAGGCGGTATGGCAAAAGAGACCGGTGCGGTTGCTGGCGTGAACGGGGATTATTTTAATACCTCTAGCGAGGGAGCACCGATCGGTGGACAGGTGTCCAAAGGGGTGTTGATGTCTACTCCCTCTGATTTAACAGGGATGTATGCCTTTGCTGTAACGAAGGATGGCTCACCGATGGTTGAGCAATTTACTTTTGAAGGTACAGTAAAAGCTGGTGATGGGTCTTCCTTCTCTTTGGCAGGGATGAATAAGGCTTCATACTCGCCTGAGACGAGTGGGAGCAGCTATAGTCACTCCAATGCTATGTATATTTATACATCTGCTTGGAAAGCAATTGAGCGACCTAAAAACAGTTCGACAACGCCTACTGAAATATTGGTACAAAATGGCGTGGTTACGCAAGTCTCCGAAAATGCTACATTGAATATGACTGTTCCGCAGGATGGCTATATTTTGCGTACACACGGTAAAGCAGCGGATTATGCCAAAGCGCATCTGACTGTGGGACAGACTGTAGAAACGAACTATCACCTTCGCGTCAAATCGACAGGGAGTGAAGTAGATCCTTCCAACCTACAAATGATGATCGGTGGACATACCATTTTAGTAAATGACGGACAGAAGACTTCGTTCTCCCGAAGTACGACAAGTATAGGCGGGACGCGTGCGCGTACGGCTTTGGGATATTCCCGTGACAAGCGATATGCCTATGTCATCGCCGTTGAGAAGAATGGGAACAGCGTTGGTGTATCCTTGAGCGAGCTGCAAACACTGATGAAAGATATTGGTGTCTGGAAGGGGATGAACCTCGATGGTGGCGGCTCTACCACCATGGTAACTCGTGATTTGGGAGATACGACAGCGGGGCTTACATTCAATACAGAATATGGTACAGAGCAACGTAGCATCGTAAATGGAGTGGGAGTATATACCACTGCTCCTAAAGGAACGCTCAAAGGCTTTACCATCAAGGGCAATAAAACGCTGCTGATTGGTCAGAGCGGAAGTTACTCCTTCAAAGGCTACGACAACTACTACAATCCATTTGATACCTCGAAAGTACAAGTGACGTGGAAGTCCAGCAACCCAGCTGTTGTGTCCGTGAGCGGCGGTGTTGTGAAGGGGGCCAAACCGGGAACTGCTACTTTAACTGCATCCAGTGGCTCAGCCAGTGCGACAACCAAGGTCACCGTGCTTGGAGCAGATGAAATTTCATCACTTACTGCAGGAAGTGGGACAGGCTCGCTTACTGCAGGAGCTAAAATCGCAGTACCGATAACGGCCAAGACGAAAGATGGACAGAGTGTCAGCATTACATCAGATGCGCTTAAATGGGAGTTCGTCGGCTTTAAGGGAAACGTTAAGGACAATCAGCTTACGGTAAATACAGTGGATGCGGGTGTGAAAACAGGCTATGCCATTGGTCGCTACGATGGTTTCAGTGCGGTTGTCTTCCTGTCCGCTGGCGGGGCAAGTACAAATAACTGGGAAAACTTCGAAAATGTTTCGTATCCGGTTGATTTCACTTCAAATGTGGAAGGTGTTACCGGTACAGCGGCTGTTGTACAAGGGGATGGAGACCATGCCAATTCCAAAGTGCTGGAGCTAAGCTACGACATGACGAATGGCAGTGGTAAAATGTATGCTTACGCTCAATTAAATGGCACATCTGGGAAGACATTGGAGCAGGCAGCTACATCCATCTCGATTGATGTCAAAGGGGATAAGAGTCTGAACTGGCTGCGTGCGGAGCTGGAGGATGCTCAAGGCAAAACGGCATACATTGATCTCGCCAAAGTGATTGACTGGAACGGCTGGAAAACGATTAACGCAGATATGAGCAGTTTGAATATTTCTTATCCGGCGAAGCTGAAACGTCTCTATGTGGTCAATGTAGCCGAGGGTCAGGATGAGCGCGCTAAGACAGGTAAGGTCGCTTTTGATAATATCTCTTTTAATACACCAGGGACGGTCGGCACAGAAGGACTTAAAAAGGGAACAGCTCAGATGACGATCGGTCAAAAATCAATGACGGTAAATGGAACGCCAACTACGATTGATGCAGCTCCGATGACTCGCAATGGTTCGACGTATGTTCCAATCAAGTATGTGCTGGACGCATTTGGCGGGCAAGCCAAATGGAATGCGGGCGATCAGCGGATCACCATTATGCGCGGTGGTGTGCTGATGGATTTGACTGTAGGAAAAAAAGAAGTGATTCTAAACGGAAAGCGTCAGAGCACTGAAGTTGCACCTATTGTACTGGGAGGCAGGACTTTAGTCCCATTAAGACTGGTGTCTGAACAGTTAGGAATGACTGTAAAATGGGAACAAGAAACGAAGACCATCACCCTCCAGTCATGA
- a CDS encoding sensor histidine kinase, with protein sequence MDFQADIIDRVIKNAIQVMENSKYQMFEILDTARTELVTLNQELQSVLKETAETIEKVDQLEMNYRRSRIRLTEVSRDFVRYSEEDIKQAYEKATQLQLDVMIFREKEMYLKARRDDLQKRAKSVEASVERAETIGSQMGVVLEYLSGELGQVTRIIESAKNRQFIGLKIILAQEEERKRISREIHDGPAQLLAHLVLRTEIVERMIAKQEFKMVQDEIVDLKKQVRSSLEEMRKVIFNLRPMALDDLGLIPTLRKYVQDFEEKTKIRALFETRGKEHRLSSAMEAAIYRLIQEALTNAAKHAYPTYVLVEITYQAQLVKIVVQDNGLGFKPELFQQKSKDHGHFGLIGMRERVELLEGRMEIESAENQGTKIVIHIPTNVEKGKE encoded by the coding sequence GTGGACTTTCAAGCCGATATCATAGACCGAGTCATTAAAAATGCCATCCAGGTGATGGAGAACAGCAAATATCAGATGTTCGAAATATTGGACACGGCCCGGACCGAACTGGTTACGTTAAATCAAGAGCTTCAGAGCGTATTGAAGGAAACGGCAGAAACGATCGAAAAAGTGGACCAGCTGGAAATGAACTATCGGCGGTCCCGAATTCGGTTGACTGAGGTCAGTCGTGATTTCGTCCGTTACTCGGAAGAGGATATCAAACAGGCTTATGAGAAGGCGACACAGCTTCAACTCGATGTGATGATTTTTCGCGAGAAGGAAATGTATCTCAAAGCCAGAAGAGATGATCTTCAAAAGCGGGCCAAAAGTGTCGAGGCTTCTGTCGAGCGGGCCGAAACTATCGGTTCGCAGATGGGGGTCGTGCTGGAATATTTATCGGGTGAATTGGGACAAGTGACGCGGATCATTGAATCGGCCAAAAATCGGCAGTTTATTGGTCTGAAAATTATTTTGGCTCAGGAAGAGGAGCGTAAGCGCATATCCCGTGAAATTCACGATGGACCTGCGCAACTCCTTGCGCATCTAGTGCTTAGGACGGAAATTGTGGAAAGAATGATTGCCAAGCAGGAATTTAAGATGGTTCAGGACGAAATAGTAGACTTGAAGAAACAAGTTCGCTCCAGTCTTGAAGAAATGCGAAAGGTCATTTTTAACTTGCGTCCCATGGCCCTGGATGACCTGGGGCTTATTCCGACGCTCCGGAAATATGTGCAGGATTTTGAAGAAAAAACGAAGATTAGAGCGCTTTTTGAAACAAGGGGCAAGGAACACCGTCTCTCTTCCGCGATGGAAGCAGCCATTTACCGTCTGATCCAGGAAGCTTTGACTAACGCTGCCAAGCATGCTTACCCTACCTATGTGCTTGTGGAGATTACCTACCAGGCACAGCTTGTAAAAATTGTTGTGCAGGATAATGGTCTGGGCTTTAAGCCAGAGCTTTTTCAGCAAAAAAGCAAAGACCATGGGCATTTTGGTCTGATTGGTATGCGGGAAAGGGTTGAACTGCTCGAGGGGAGAATGGAGATCGAATCAGCTGAGAATCAAGGCACCAAGATAGTGATTCATATCCCAACCAACGTGGAAAAGGGAAAGGAGTAA
- a CDS encoding response regulator — protein MENQEMSNAPIKVLLADDHQLFREGLKRILNMEDDIEVIGECGDGIQVLEFCNVEKPDIVLMDINMPIENGVEATEKLREMFPDVKVIILSIHDDESYVFETLRKGANGYLLKDMEAESLINAIRSVHEGYAFIHPKVTGKLIQQLRRMTYLNETGAMAEGHTKEAGVKFVAGENNPLTRREAEVLRLMAEGKSNKMIGEYLFISEKTVKNHVSSILQKMEVDDRTQAVINSIKYGWVTL, from the coding sequence ATGGAAAATCAGGAAATGAGTAATGCACCCATTAAAGTTCTCTTAGCGGACGACCATCAGTTGTTTCGTGAAGGACTTAAACGTATTTTGAATATGGAGGACGACATTGAGGTCATCGGAGAATGTGGCGATGGCATTCAAGTGTTGGAATTCTGCAACGTAGAGAAACCGGATATTGTTCTGATGGATATTAATATGCCAATTGAAAATGGTGTAGAGGCAACTGAAAAACTACGGGAGATGTTCCCGGATGTCAAAGTGATCATTTTATCCATTCATGATGATGAAAGCTATGTATTCGAGACGTTGCGCAAGGGAGCCAATGGCTATCTGTTAAAAGATATGGAAGCCGAGTCCCTCATTAATGCTATTCGTTCAGTACATGAAGGATATGCATTTATTCATCCGAAGGTAACGGGCAAGCTTATTCAGCAGCTTCGTCGGATGACTTACCTGAATGAAACAGGGGCTATGGCGGAAGGTCATACTAAGGAAGCAGGCGTGAAGTTTGTTGCAGGTGAAAATAATCCGCTGACTCGTCGTGAAGCAGAAGTGTTACGTCTGATGGCCGAAGGCAAGAGCAATAAGATGATTGGTGAATATTTATTCATTAGCGAGAAAACGGTCAAAAACCATGTCAGCAGTATTCTGCAAAAAATGGAAGTGGATGACCGTACACAAGCAGTTATTAACTCCATCAAATATGGATGGGTTACGCTGTAA
- a CDS encoding DEAD/DEAH box helicase: MKIAVYAVRYKGNWNLRLSVDIRVDMTWWWCQDKHQENAVERWVLLGDELPLSWGVSLCGGFRELAEMERWGDRQWWAYTLAQLKNELVLESSNGERILSGGVDNIYIWDRHQGWVSRTQHGNEEQETIGTVRSIQNRKLATGVNGLDMECLTRQANELTHLLAGRQLLVPEAEALLAEAAPDLEHTWRSAAQLAYLQGRLSFAAGLAPAPRARWSAARRQELRCNRCGSEKVHRTSCASCGRKACAYCETCLTLGRSRECSLLLRGTAKLAMPRTAETAPATNLDRWGLSPAQRAAAEAALRFLAAPPGGVRKCSRLVGWQRAHELFRRSMRARQESGAAAAHGSTLALNEQSSPKSGERAWEIAGRQVPDSAAERFLLWAVTGAGKTEMMFPLLQHVLERGGTALVATPRRDVVLELAPRLAVAFPQVSMVTLYGGSAERWQRGQLTLATTHQLLRYRQAFDLVVIDEIDAFPYHNDPMLAFAAQAVCKREGKFIYLSATPPRPLQKEAARGQLPHAKVPVRFHRHPLPVPIRLGTPPVHQWLQKGQLPASFVQRLNVSIQRGAQVFLFVTRISHIQGLVELLIRQFPDIPIAGTSSQDEERTTKVRLFRATEIRVLVTTTILERGVTVPRSDVYVLDADSSLFDEASLVQMAGRAGRSKDDPCGSVIFISPQWTSGQKRAIKQIKRMNALARKKGYLKLVKH; this comes from the coding sequence ATGAAAATTGCAGTATATGCAGTCAGATATAAAGGGAATTGGAATCTTCGATTATCTGTGGATATTCGAGTAGATATGACATGGTGGTGGTGTCAAGATAAGCACCAGGAGAATGCTGTCGAAAGGTGGGTGTTATTAGGAGACGAGCTTCCCTTGTCTTGGGGAGTAAGCCTGTGTGGAGGATTTAGGGAGTTAGCAGAGATGGAGCGGTGGGGGGATCGACAATGGTGGGCCTATACTCTTGCACAGCTAAAGAATGAGTTGGTTCTTGAATCTTCTAATGGAGAACGGATCTTATCTGGAGGAGTAGACAATATATACATTTGGGACCGGCACCAAGGATGGGTTTCACGCACTCAACATGGGAATGAGGAACAAGAAACAATAGGAACTGTACGTTCTATTCAAAACCGGAAGCTCGCCACGGGAGTAAATGGATTGGATATGGAATGTTTAACACGACAAGCGAACGAGCTGACTCATTTGTTGGCAGGACGCCAGTTGCTTGTTCCTGAAGCTGAAGCATTGCTAGCAGAGGCAGCCCCGGATTTGGAGCATACTTGGCGTTCAGCTGCGCAACTTGCATATCTGCAAGGCCGACTCAGCTTTGCTGCTGGTCTGGCTCCAGCACCACGTGCGCGCTGGTCTGCCGCGCGTAGACAGGAACTCCGCTGCAACCGTTGTGGCAGCGAAAAGGTGCACCGCACAAGCTGCGCATCGTGCGGTCGTAAGGCGTGCGCCTACTGCGAGACATGTCTGACGCTTGGACGCAGTCGTGAGTGCTCGTTGCTGCTGCGCGGTACAGCGAAACTTGCCATGCCGCGCACGGCAGAGACAGCCCCGGCGACGAATCTCGACCGCTGGGGGCTGAGCCCTGCGCAACGTGCCGCCGCCGAAGCAGCGCTGCGCTTTTTGGCCGCACCACCCGGCGGGGTGCGAAAATGCTCTCGCCTGGTAGGCTGGCAACGAGCGCACGAATTATTCCGGCGCAGCATGCGTGCGCGCCAGGAATCAGGTGCTGCCGCTGCGCATGGCAGCACTCTTGCCCTCAACGAGCAGTCATCGCCCAAATCTGGCGAGCGTGCTTGGGAGATTGCTGGCCGGCAAGTACCCGATTCTGCGGCCGAACGATTTCTGCTCTGGGCCGTGACTGGCGCGGGCAAGACGGAAATGATGTTTCCGCTTTTACAGCATGTGTTGGAGCGCGGAGGGACAGCGCTCGTAGCAACACCGCGCCGTGATGTGGTATTGGAATTGGCACCTCGCTTGGCAGTTGCGTTTCCCCAGGTTAGCATGGTGACGCTTTATGGAGGGAGTGCAGAACGGTGGCAAAGGGGACAACTGACACTGGCAACAACACATCAGCTGTTGCGTTATCGCCAGGCTTTTGATTTGGTTGTAATTGACGAGATTGATGCATTTCCTTATCACAATGATCCAATGCTTGCCTTTGCTGCCCAAGCAGTATGTAAGCGGGAAGGAAAGTTTATTTATTTGTCTGCTACGCCACCGCGCCCCTTGCAGAAAGAGGCTGCACGTGGTCAACTGCCACATGCCAAGGTTCCCGTTCGTTTTCATCGTCATCCCCTACCTGTCCCAATTCGTTTGGGGACTCCTCCAGTGCATCAGTGGCTGCAAAAAGGTCAGCTTCCTGCTTCATTTGTTCAGCGCCTAAACGTATCCATTCAACGAGGGGCGCAGGTCTTTCTATTTGTGACACGAATCTCACATATTCAAGGCCTTGTGGAACTGCTGATTAGACAATTTCCTGATATACCTATCGCCGGCACCTCATCGCAGGATGAAGAACGAACCACTAAGGTGCGTTTATTTCGGGCTACTGAAATACGTGTGCTGGTTACAACCACTATTTTGGAGCGGGGAGTGACTGTTCCGCGGAGTGATGTGTATGTACTAGACGCGGACAGCAGTCTTTTTGATGAAGCATCCCTTGTCCAAATGGCTGGCCGCGCGGGAAGATCTAAGGATGACCCATGTGGTAGTGTTATTTTTATATCCCCTCAATGGACTAGTGGTCAAAAGAGAGCGATTAAACAGATTAAACGTATGAATGCACTGGCTCGGAAAAAAGGATATCTGAAATTGGTGAAGCACTAA
- a CDS encoding ComF family protein: protein MMKEWIGQFKYRGNEKFGPLLGEIMNRAYQAMRHEFAGHKCNRFKQSLWDVDIVTCVPVSEKRLTERGFNQAEILAEEIAKRNKLPFLPLLVRPQDTGKQSFKSKNERMNTMNNAFSVHPNMMNLMKSFTLKAESRRATEECTHSVTILLVDDIYTTGSTLQACARVLREKALERGVHLAIFCLTLARS from the coding sequence ATGATGAAAGAATGGATTGGACAGTTTAAATACCGCGGCAATGAAAAGTTTGGCCCCCTGCTGGGCGAAATCATGAACCGTGCCTATCAGGCGATGAGACATGAGTTTGCAGGTCATAAATGTAATCGTTTCAAGCAATCTTTGTGGGATGTAGATATAGTGACCTGTGTCCCGGTAAGTGAAAAGAGGCTGACAGAGCGTGGCTTTAATCAGGCTGAAATTTTGGCAGAAGAGATTGCAAAGCGAAATAAGCTCCCCTTTCTACCTTTACTTGTTCGCCCGCAAGATACAGGGAAGCAAAGCTTTAAATCAAAAAATGAACGCATGAATACAATGAATAATGCATTTTCTGTTCACCCCAATATGATGAATTTGATGAAATCCTTTACTTTAAAAGCTGAATCTCGACGTGCTACGGAGGAGTGCACGCACTCCGTTACAATTTTGCTTGTAGATGATATTTATACAACGGGGAGTACATTGCAGGCGTGTGCACGTGTTTTGAGAGAAAAGGCATTAGAACGAGGAGTACATTTGGCTATCTTTTGCCTGACTCTAGCGAGATCATGA
- a CDS encoding LysM peptidoglycan-binding domain-containing protein, with the protein MKNVMKKVAVSSMLAVSLGAVSLLSPLATGQVLAKSGSDYEKQQLEDQIMREQQEAAQKAFEAKFFKTETTENTTTTTPAQSTTENNNQTTSTKPATTTTEAPATTVKTITVNVQEGDTLASIAEKYGVTVEELVKINNLVKVGQELQVPQTNTNK; encoded by the coding sequence ATGAAAAATGTAATGAAAAAAGTAGCAGTTTCTAGCATGTTGGCAGTTAGCTTAGGTGCAGTATCTTTGTTGAGTCCACTTGCAACAGGTCAAGTATTGGCAAAATCTGGTTCGGATTACGAAAAACAACAATTGGAAGACCAAATCATGAGAGAACAACAAGAAGCTGCACAAAAAGCATTTGAAGCTAAGTTCTTTAAAACTGAAACTACTGAGAACACAACAACTACAACACCTGCTCAATCGACAACAGAGAACAACAACCAAACAACAAGTACCAAACCAGCAACAACTACAACTGAAGCACCAGCAACAACTGTAAAAACAATCACTGTAAATGTTCAAGAAGGTGACACACTGGCTTCTATTGCTGAAAAATACGGTGTAACTGTCGAAGAACTGGTTAAAATCAACAACCTGGTTAAAGTTGGCCAAGAACTGCAAGTGCCACAAACAAACACAAATAAATAA
- a CDS encoding TIGR03826 family flagellar region protein encodes MNLDNCPRCGKLFIMNVRGICQNCIKEIEVEYEQCVKHIRENKGIHMHELSEATGVSVKQITTFIREGRISIANAPNMTYPCEVCGIPIREGHMCDSCRTRLTKDLNQAIRESSNQDQSNNMGSGTYSAIDKLRGN; translated from the coding sequence ATGAACTTGGATAACTGTCCTCGCTGTGGAAAGCTGTTTATTATGAATGTTAGGGGAATCTGTCAGAACTGTATTAAAGAAATTGAGGTTGAATACGAACAGTGTGTCAAACATATACGTGAGAATAAAGGTATTCATATGCATGAACTTTCGGAAGCTACAGGTGTCTCTGTTAAACAGATCACGACATTTATACGTGAGGGACGTATTTCCATTGCTAATGCGCCCAATATGACGTATCCTTGCGAGGTATGCGGGATACCGATTCGTGAAGGGCATATGTGCGATTCTTGTCGAACACGTCTGACTAAAGACCTGAATCAGGCCATACGCGAAAGTAGTAATCAGGATCAAAGCAATAATATGGGCTCAGGTACCTACAGCGCGATTGATAAACTTCGCGGAAACTAG
- the flgM gene encoding flagellar biosynthesis anti-sigma factor FlgM, whose translation MKINETNRIGAINPYQRNIETGRQEELKKSRRKDEVSISPEAMEMLNRSSDADRVKKIQELKQQVASGTYRVDADKIAEKLLPFFKQSSES comes from the coding sequence ATGAAAATTAACGAGACCAACCGCATTGGAGCTATTAATCCATATCAGCGAAATATTGAAACAGGACGCCAGGAAGAGCTTAAGAAGTCCCGCCGTAAGGACGAGGTTTCCATTTCTCCAGAAGCGATGGAAATGCTGAACCGCAGCAGTGATGCAGACCGCGTTAAGAAAATTCAGGAGCTTAAGCAGCAAGTAGCTTCTGGAACCTATCGTGTGGATGCCGATAAAATTGCAGAGAAGCTATTACCTTTCTTTAAGCAGTCTTCCGAAAGCTAG
- a CDS encoding flagellar protein FlgN, whose translation MPLERLMDVLEHLREAHEQLIALGTQKKEALISNKVEQLIQVMNQESKMSRHIEQLDEQRLQAAYEFLQERGIKSKLNLNITELSRLVFDVEDKQRLLQIQKNLADTLGELKKLNELNQQLIKQALSYIDFSIESMSYYAESEAVYQRPADKSTSAVRAGLFDTRA comes from the coding sequence ATGCCTTTAGAGCGTTTGATGGATGTGCTGGAGCATCTTAGAGAGGCGCACGAGCAGTTGATTGCATTAGGAACTCAGAAAAAAGAAGCACTGATATCAAATAAGGTTGAGCAACTCATACAAGTCATGAATCAGGAATCGAAGATGTCCAGACACATTGAACAGCTGGATGAACAACGCCTGCAGGCAGCGTATGAATTTTTGCAGGAACGTGGTATTAAATCCAAGTTGAATCTTAATATTACAGAGTTGTCTCGTCTTGTGTTCGATGTAGAAGATAAGCAGCGCCTCCTTCAAATTCAAAAAAATCTTGCAGATACGCTTGGAGAATTGAAAAAATTAAATGAGTTGAATCAACAGCTCATAAAACAGGCGCTTTCCTATATTGATTTTTCCATTGAGAGTATGTCATATTATGCGGAATCTGAAGCGGTTTATCAGCGTCCAGCTGACAAAAGCACATCAGCTGTACGGGCGGGACTATTTGATACACGCGCCTAA
- the flgK gene encoding flagellar hook-associated protein FlgK, giving the protein MVSTFHGIETAKRSLNTQTAALNTTGHNISNANTAGYSRQVVSMKASESMEAYGLNRSVVRGQMGTGVEFTAIERVRQTFLDDQYRNENSSLGGWSIRYDTLNKLETIMNEPSDTGMRKVMDNFWNAWSDLSQDPQDVTNRKIVKETTLALTDALNQTSKQLDALETDLTSNITLKTTEMNSLLQSVADLNGNITKLESLGDNPNDLRDQRDYAIDKLSKLANVQVTQLDNGYQVTVAGQMVVTGSELTPVTADGLQAAFTGGTLTGGEVYGMVLSRDRYVADYKNQMNQLANTLANGNIEVTLPKGTVLPEGTVLNTGPNNTAVTYSNANNNRTLTSDLKVTVQGINGLHQLGYTISGTTPTKGDAFFTSKDGAAITAGNITLNPDIQSDPNKIATSLRVDGTGTTDEKVILGNNALAMAMANLKNVKFDFGAALSSPTSVDDYFSSIAGQLGVQTQEAERQSQNAQLLTEQVDLSRQSVSGVSLDEEMSNLIKFQHAYSASSRFMTTFDQLLDKLINSTGRVGL; this is encoded by the coding sequence ATGGTCTCAACATTTCATGGTATAGAAACAGCAAAAAGAAGCTTGAATACACAAACGGCGGCATTAAATACAACTGGACACAATATCTCAAATGCCAACACAGCGGGTTACTCCAGACAAGTGGTTAGTATGAAGGCTTCAGAATCTATGGAAGCTTATGGTTTGAACCGTTCTGTTGTACGAGGTCAAATGGGCACAGGGGTAGAATTCACTGCTATTGAGCGTGTTCGTCAGACGTTTTTAGATGACCAATATCGTAATGAAAACTCCTCTTTAGGTGGATGGAGTATCCGCTACGATACTTTGAATAAGCTCGAGACGATTATGAATGAGCCTTCTGACACAGGTATGCGAAAAGTAATGGACAATTTTTGGAATGCTTGGTCGGATTTAAGCCAAGATCCTCAGGACGTAACTAACCGTAAGATTGTTAAAGAAACTACGTTGGCTTTAACGGATGCCTTGAATCAAACAAGTAAGCAGCTTGATGCGCTGGAGACAGATTTAACTAGTAATATTACTTTAAAAACAACAGAAATGAATTCTCTTCTGCAATCTGTAGCAGATTTAAACGGCAATATTACCAAGTTGGAGTCTTTAGGGGATAATCCAAATGATTTAAGAGACCAGCGAGATTATGCGATTGATAAGTTGTCTAAACTAGCTAACGTGCAAGTTACCCAATTAGATAACGGATATCAAGTAACGGTAGCCGGACAAATGGTTGTAACTGGTAGCGAACTTACTCCAGTAACTGCAGACGGCCTTCAGGCTGCTTTTACAGGTGGCACCTTGACTGGCGGCGAAGTTTACGGAATGGTATTGTCACGTGACAGATATGTTGCGGATTACAAAAATCAGATGAATCAATTGGCGAATACACTGGCTAATGGAAATATTGAAGTGACCCTTCCTAAAGGTACTGTGCTTCCTGAAGGAACGGTGTTGAATACAGGACCGAATAATACAGCGGTTACCTACTCTAATGCAAATAATAACCGGACTTTAACAAGCGATTTGAAAGTTACCGTCCAAGGGATCAATGGCCTTCATCAGTTGGGTTATACAATTAGTGGCACAACTCCTACTAAAGGGGATGCCTTTTTCACCTCTAAAGATGGTGCTGCGATTACAGCAGGGAATATTACGCTAAATCCTGACATACAAAGTGACCCTAATAAAATCGCAACTTCTCTTCGGGTAGATGGCACGGGAACGACCGATGAGAAAGTGATACTCGGAAACAATGCTTTAGCTATGGCTATGGCCAACCTAAAAAATGTGAAATTTGATTTTGGAGCAGCTTTATCCAGTCCAACATCAGTGGATGACTATTTTAGCTCTATTGCTGGACAGCTTGGGGTTCAGACTCAGGAAGCGGAACGTCAATCACAGAACGCACAGCTCCTGACGGAGCAAGTAGATTTGAGTAGACAATCTGTCAGCGGGGTGTCTCTGGATGAGGAAATGTCCAATCTGATCAAGTTTCAGCATGCCTATAGTGCATCTTCGCGTTTCATGACAACGTTCGATCAGCTGTTGGATAAGCTGATTAATAGTACAGGCCGTGTAGGCCTCTAA